A single region of the Armatimonadota bacterium genome encodes:
- a CDS encoding AmmeMemoRadiSam system radical SAM enzyme — translation MSLIATSTRSGSLAEILDSLTREAEVYQSLPDGSVRCLACGHRCILREGKRGICQVRFHQGGRLYAPWGYVSGLNVDPIEKKPFFHVMPGTRTLTFGMLGCDLHCAYCQNWITSQALRDPAAGAPVERILPEEMVELALRYRSPFITSSYNEPLITAEWAVSIFKAAQPHGIRGLFVSNGNLTPEVLDYLRPYLAGYKIDLKSMNDRSYRQLGTTLQNVLDGIRMVHRSGLWLEVVTLVVPGFNDSDEELREAARFLVSLSPDIPWHVTAFHRDYRMYDHEDTDIPTLLRAAEIGRSEGLRYVYAGNIPGAVGRWENTYCPQCDTLLVKRWGFRVLEDHLTGSGKCPKCHTPIPGVWS, via the coding sequence ATGTCTCTGATAGCGACATCAACCAGAAGCGGTTCGCTGGCAGAGATACTGGACAGCCTGACCCGCGAGGCAGAGGTGTATCAATCTCTGCCAGACGGTTCGGTGCGGTGCCTTGCCTGCGGTCACCGTTGTATCCTCCGCGAAGGCAAGCGGGGCATCTGCCAGGTACGCTTTCACCAAGGGGGCAGGCTGTACGCTCCGTGGGGGTATGTCAGCGGTTTGAACGTGGACCCCATCGAGAAGAAGCCTTTCTTCCACGTAATGCCCGGCACGCGCACACTGACCTTCGGGATGCTGGGGTGCGACCTGCACTGCGCGTACTGCCAGAACTGGATCACCTCGCAGGCTTTGCGCGATCCCGCTGCCGGTGCGCCCGTAGAGCGCATCTTGCCTGAAGAGATGGTGGAACTCGCCCTGCGTTACCGCTCGCCGTTCATTACCAGTTCTTACAACGAGCCATTGATTACCGCCGAGTGGGCGGTGAGTATCTTCAAAGCAGCACAACCGCACGGCATTCGCGGGCTGTTCGTCTCCAACGGCAACCTCACGCCGGAAGTGCTCGATTATCTGCGTCCCTATCTGGCGGGGTACAAGATCGACCTGAAAAGCATGAACGATCGCAGCTACCGCCAGCTGGGCACCACCCTGCAAAACGTGCTGGACGGTATCCGCATGGTGCATCGGTCGGGATTGTGGCTGGAGGTGGTGACGCTGGTAGTGCCGGGTTTCAACGACAGCGACGAGGAGTTGCGCGAGGCAGCGAGGTTTCTGGTATCCCTGTCGCCGGACATCCCGTGGCACGTCACTGCTTTCCATCGCGATTACAGGATGTACGACCACGAGGATACCGATATCCCTACGCTGCTGCGTGCCGCCGAAATCGGGCGCAGCGAGGGGCTTCGTTACGTGTACGCCGGCAACATCCCGGGCGCGGTGGGAAGGTGGGAAAATACCTATTGCCCACAGTGCGATACCCTGCTGGTAAAGCGATGGGGCTTTCGTGTGCTGGAAGACCACCTGACCGGTTCCGGGAAGTGCCCGAAGTGTCATACACCGATACCCGGAGTGTGGTCCTAG
- a CDS encoding thymidine phosphorylase encodes MLRIPEIIQKKRDGGELSQEELEAIVLGGLRGEVPDYQVAAWLMAVYFRGMTPNETTTLTSILQHSGQQLSLPSITKPTLDKHSTGGVGDKTSLVVVPLLAACGIAVPKMSGRGLGFTGGTVDKLESIPGLRTGFSVDEIRHLVEEVGACLVGQSPDLVPADKYLYALRDVTATVDCIPLIAASVMSKKLAGGAEYILLDVKTGSGAFMSRLPDALELAHALVEIGEMAGRHTLALVTDMSQPLGEAVGNALEVAEAIQVLQRKAGVASARFEILCIELAAHAMLLTGLEASLSQARQRARECLDGGDALQMFRRIVQAQGGDVRVLDDLSLLPQARVKLPVFASETGYIHSIDARRVGLLAVRLGAGRSRKEDTIDHAAGIRVLRHVGDHVDPSWPVAEVHAQDEQRAQEIAEELRTCFTVGEGAPHFQPLVYAVVPDRFV; translated from the coding sequence ATGCTTCGCATTCCAGAAATCATCCAGAAGAAGCGAGACGGCGGAGAGCTGAGCCAGGAAGAGCTGGAAGCCATCGTGCTGGGTGGTCTGCGCGGCGAAGTGCCTGACTATCAGGTCGCTGCGTGGCTGATGGCGGTGTACTTTCGGGGGATGACTCCGAACGAGACGACGACCCTCACCTCTATCCTGCAACACTCCGGACAACAGCTGAGCCTGCCATCGATCACCAAACCCACGCTGGACAAGCACTCCACCGGCGGCGTCGGGGATAAAACCAGTCTGGTGGTGGTACCTCTGTTGGCAGCCTGTGGGATAGCGGTTCCCAAAATGTCAGGACGAGGGCTGGGGTTTACGGGCGGCACGGTAGACAAGCTGGAATCCATCCCCGGTTTGCGCACCGGCTTCAGCGTAGACGAAATACGCCATCTGGTGGAGGAGGTCGGAGCCTGTCTGGTAGGTCAGTCGCCCGACCTGGTACCTGCGGATAAGTATCTGTACGCCCTGCGCGACGTGACCGCTACGGTGGATTGCATTCCGCTGATTGCCGCCAGCGTGATGAGCAAGAAGCTGGCAGGAGGTGCAGAGTATATCTTGCTGGATGTGAAAACAGGCTCTGGGGCGTTCATGTCGCGTTTGCCCGATGCGCTGGAGCTGGCGCACGCGCTGGTGGAGATTGGCGAAATGGCTGGACGACACACACTGGCGCTGGTCACCGACATGAGCCAACCTCTAGGCGAGGCGGTGGGCAACGCGCTGGAGGTCGCGGAGGCGATACAGGTGTTACAACGCAAAGCAGGCGTCGCCTCGGCGCGCTTCGAGATTCTGTGCATCGAACTGGCAGCGCACGCTATGCTTCTGACTGGCTTGGAAGCAAGCCTTTCTCAGGCACGCCAGCGGGCGCGTGAGTGCCTCGATGGCGGCGACGCGCTGCAGATGTTCCGCCGAATCGTGCAGGCGCAGGGCGGCGATGTGCGGGTGCTCGACGATCTTTCTCTGCTACCGCAGGCGCGGGTGAAACTGCCCGTTTTTGCGTCGGAAACCGGCTATATCCACTCTATCGACGCGCGTCGGGTGGGGTTACTGGCAGTGCGTTTAGGCGCGGGACGCAGCCGTAAGGAGGATACCATAGACCACGCGGCAGGTATTCGCGTCTTGCGCCACGTGGGCGACCATGTAGACCCCTCTTGGCCTGTCGCGGAAGTGCACGCACAGGACGAGCAGAGAGCACAGGAGATTGCAGAGGAGTTGCGAACCTGCTTCACGGTTGGGGAAGGTGCGCCGCACTTTCAGCCGCTGGTGTACGCGGTCGTGCCGGACCGTTTTGTGTGA
- a CDS encoding UPF0182 protein: MWLWLLVGALVLLQILVVAVRFYTDWLWFAELGYTALFARIWSTRLALFVVFSLLFFAVLYFNLWLAYRFSTGVDEEWEERLRTRLGIAVPRTSQPFLFWATLILALLVGSQSSAQWEQWLLFRHAQPFGVRDPLFGHDIAFYMFRLPFWRYLHTWFTFTLLATLVVTTAYYYVNRGFEVFGTLTAFSPGVKPHLFLLAAACMALWGVGYWLDRYDVLFLPNRIFTGAGYVETTVRLPGLYALLIISLLTSASLVWNIRRGRVLRLPLMMLGVLVGASVLVHAVIPAIVQNAIVNPNEWGLQKPYIERHLTATRQAFGLDNVEERTFEANTSLTVADLQRNSQTLSNVRIWDYQPLQMIFNSLQAFKQYYKFNDVDVDRYTFGNDYRQVMIAARELSQPDLPPSSKTWQNLRLQYTHGYGVVMTAVNTATAQGQPEYLVRDIPPQSKVPLRLERPEIYYGEVTDSPVIVDSKLDEFDYPTLHSGAESENQYTRYQGTGGIPIGRNLLAKLAYAFRMGDSYLLLSGDLTPNSRLLFRRNIRERMQAITPFLMHDRDPYIVAADGKLWWMCDAYTVSDRYPYAKTLDIALDAFRYYRLNYIRNAVKVVIDAYHGSVDYYIADERDPMIQTYRRALPGLFKPLSEMPASLRQHIRYPEDLFRIQSNIWALYHMRDPRVFYMREDQWEIAKQQSPESTIQGGEFQQMEPYYLIMRLPGESKEEFLLLIVYTPLNQEKMIAWMCAKCDGEDYGKMVLYRFPKERTIYGPAQMERLLGQVSEIRTQLRLWDQPGSQVVWGHLLVIPIEQSLLYVKPVYLQTTGGGEQRIPELKKVIVAYGDQRVMADTLEQGLARIFGTSGVSQTVPARARTTAPPAPAPPTSAEDVRALVDQLAEAIRAAEGAQREGNWAEYGRQLERVKELVRRLQQQVRSR, encoded by the coding sequence ATGTGGCTCTGGCTACTGGTTGGAGCGCTGGTACTGCTGCAGATACTGGTGGTAGCCGTCCGTTTCTACACCGACTGGCTCTGGTTCGCCGAGCTGGGGTACACTGCTCTGTTCGCCCGTATCTGGAGCACGAGACTGGCTCTCTTTGTGGTTTTTAGCCTGCTGTTTTTCGCCGTTCTCTACTTCAACCTGTGGCTGGCGTATCGCTTCAGCACAGGAGTGGATGAGGAATGGGAGGAGCGGCTACGCACCCGGTTAGGTATCGCCGTACCTCGCACCTCTCAACCGTTTCTCTTCTGGGCGACGCTGATACTCGCGCTGCTGGTGGGCAGTCAGAGCTCGGCACAGTGGGAACAGTGGCTGCTGTTCCGACATGCCCAGCCCTTTGGCGTGCGAGACCCCCTGTTCGGACATGATATCGCCTTTTATATGTTCCGCCTGCCTTTCTGGCGGTACCTGCATACATGGTTTACCTTCACGTTGCTCGCCACGCTGGTGGTTACCACTGCCTATTACTACGTCAACCGGGGGTTCGAAGTGTTCGGTACGCTGACCGCCTTCTCGCCAGGGGTGAAGCCTCACCTGTTCCTGCTGGCGGCGGCGTGCATGGCGCTATGGGGCGTAGGCTACTGGCTGGACCGCTACGATGTGTTGTTTCTCCCGAACCGCATCTTCACCGGCGCGGGCTATGTGGAGACCACAGTGCGCCTGCCGGGGCTGTATGCTTTGTTGATAATCAGCCTGTTGACCTCTGCCTCGCTGGTGTGGAACATCCGGCGCGGACGGGTGTTGCGTCTGCCCCTGATGATGCTGGGTGTGCTGGTAGGCGCATCGGTGCTGGTGCACGCGGTGATACCTGCCATTGTCCAGAACGCCATCGTCAACCCCAACGAGTGGGGCTTGCAGAAACCCTATATCGAACGCCATCTCACTGCAACGCGACAGGCGTTCGGGTTGGATAACGTGGAGGAGCGCACCTTTGAAGCCAACACCAGCCTGACCGTTGCCGACCTGCAGCGCAATAGCCAGACCCTTTCGAACGTGCGTATCTGGGACTACCAGCCCCTGCAAATGATTTTCAACTCCCTGCAGGCGTTCAAGCAGTACTACAAGTTCAACGACGTGGACGTAGACCGCTACACTTTCGGCAACGACTACCGCCAGGTGATGATAGCCGCGCGCGAGCTCTCGCAACCCGACCTGCCCCCATCTTCCAAAACATGGCAAAACCTGCGCCTGCAGTACACGCACGGCTACGGGGTGGTGATGACCGCCGTGAACACCGCTACCGCGCAGGGGCAACCGGAGTACCTCGTGCGCGACATTCCCCCGCAAAGTAAGGTGCCCCTGCGTCTGGAGCGACCGGAAATCTACTACGGCGAGGTCACGGATAGCCCCGTGATTGTGGACTCGAAGCTCGACGAGTTCGACTACCCCACCCTGCACAGCGGCGCGGAGAGCGAGAACCAGTACACGCGCTACCAGGGCACAGGAGGCATTCCCATCGGCAGAAATCTACTGGCGAAGCTCGCCTACGCTTTTCGTATGGGGGACAGCTATCTGCTCCTCTCCGGGGACTTGACGCCCAACAGTCGCCTGCTGTTCCGACGCAACATCCGCGAGCGAATGCAGGCGATTACCCCCTTCCTGATGCACGACCGGGACCCGTACATCGTGGCGGCGGATGGCAAGTTGTGGTGGATGTGCGATGCCTACACCGTGAGCGACCGTTATCCCTACGCCAAAACGCTGGACATCGCGCTGGATGCGTTCCGTTATTACCGCCTCAACTACATTCGCAACGCGGTGAAGGTGGTCATCGACGCCTATCACGGTTCGGTGGACTACTATATCGCCGATGAACGCGACCCGATGATTCAAACCTACCGTCGCGCCCTGCCCGGCTTGTTCAAACCGCTCTCCGAGATGCCAGCCAGCCTACGCCAGCACATCCGCTACCCGGAAGACCTGTTCCGTATCCAGAGCAACATCTGGGCGCTGTACCACATGCGCGACCCGCGCGTGTTCTACATGCGCGAGGACCAGTGGGAAATCGCCAAACAGCAATCGCCGGAAAGCACCATTCAGGGCGGCGAGTTCCAGCAGATGGAGCCGTATTACCTCATCATGCGCCTGCCCGGCGAGAGCAAAGAGGAGTTCCTGCTGCTGATTGTGTACACGCCGCTCAATCAGGAAAAGATGATTGCCTGGATGTGCGCCAAGTGCGACGGCGAAGACTACGGCAAGATGGTGCTTTACCGCTTCCCGAAGGAGCGCACCATTTACGGACCAGCCCAGATGGAACGCCTGCTCGGACAGGTGTCGGAAATCCGCACGCAGCTGCGCCTGTGGGACCAGCCCGGCTCGCAGGTGGTGTGGGGGCACCTGCTGGTGATACCGATTGAGCAATCCTTGCTGTACGTGAAGCCCGTGTACCTGCAGACCACCGGTGGCGGTGAGCAACGTATCCCAGAACTCAAGAAGGTCATTGTGGCGTATGGCGACCAGCGCGTGATGGCGGATACGTTAGAACAGGGTCTGGCGCGTATCTTCGGCACGTCGGGCGTCTCCCAAACTGTTCCTGCCAGAGCGAGAACGACAGCACCCCCAGCCCCTGCACCGCCGACATCTGCAGAAGATGTGCGCGCCCTGGTAGACCAGCTCGCCGAAGCCATCCGCGCCGCCGAAGGAGCGCAACGAGAGGGCAACTGGGCGGAATACGGCAGACAGCTGGAGCGCGTGAAGGAGCTGGTGCGGCGCCTGCAGCAACAGGTGAGGTCGCGGTAA
- the gltX gene encoding glutamate--tRNA ligase, which produces MDSNVRVRFAPSPTGSPHIGNIRTALFTWLFARKHGGVFILRIEDTDRARYVEGSVQEIMDSLRWLGLDWDEGPYFQSERLPLYREVAERLVETGHAYRCYCTPERLEELRRQQEAAKQPTGYDRKCRYLSQEERAKIEAEGTPYVIRFAMPLEGETVFHDEIRGEIRFENALIDDFVMLKSDGYPTYHLASVTDDHYMGITHVIRGEEWISSTPRHVQMYLALGWEMPKFAHLPMILGTDRKKLSKRHGSVQFVEYIQQGYLPEAMFNFLALLGWSADEDRELYSREELIERFDLSGVQENPAIFDGQKLLWMNGVYIRRKPIEELTRLCLPYLQEAGLMPQNPSPEQIQYAQRVIALEAERMKLLSEVVPLTEYFFRDTLEYEEKGVRKWFTQPYVAQMLEMLIDRYATLEPFDLEHIEATTRAVAEELGVSAAQVIHPTRVAVSGRTVGPGLFEMIEVMGKERVLQRLRTAQEMVRQMAMTDGGYPSR; this is translated from the coding sequence ATGGATTCCAATGTTCGCGTGCGCTTTGCACCCAGCCCGACGGGTTCACCGCATATCGGCAACATCCGCACCGCGTTGTTCACATGGCTTTTCGCACGGAAGCACGGAGGCGTGTTCATCCTGCGCATCGAGGATACCGACCGCGCCCGCTACGTGGAGGGCTCGGTGCAGGAGATTATGGATAGCCTGCGCTGGCTGGGGCTGGACTGGGACGAAGGTCCCTACTTCCAGTCAGAGCGTCTACCGCTGTATCGCGAGGTAGCAGAGAGACTGGTGGAAACGGGACATGCTTACCGTTGCTACTGCACACCAGAACGTCTGGAGGAGCTGCGTCGCCAGCAGGAGGCAGCGAAACAACCCACTGGCTATGACCGAAAATGCCGCTACCTCTCGCAGGAGGAGCGTGCCAAAATAGAAGCGGAAGGCACGCCATACGTTATCCGCTTCGCGATGCCTCTGGAGGGCGAGACGGTCTTCCACGATGAGATTCGGGGCGAAATCCGCTTCGAAAACGCGCTGATAGACGACTTCGTGATGCTCAAGTCGGACGGCTATCCCACCTACCACCTCGCCAGTGTCACCGACGACCACTATATGGGCATCACGCATGTCATTCGCGGTGAAGAGTGGATTTCCAGCACCCCACGCCACGTACAGATGTACCTCGCGCTGGGCTGGGAAATGCCCAAGTTCGCCCATTTGCCCATGATTTTGGGTACCGACCGCAAGAAACTCTCCAAACGGCACGGTTCGGTGCAGTTCGTGGAGTACATCCAGCAGGGCTATCTTCCAGAGGCGATGTTCAACTTTCTCGCCCTGCTGGGCTGGAGCGCGGACGAAGACCGTGAACTGTACTCGCGCGAGGAACTGATAGAACGCTTCGACCTCTCCGGCGTGCAGGAGAACCCCGCCATCTTCGACGGGCAGAAGCTGTTGTGGATGAACGGCGTATACATCCGACGCAAGCCGATAGAGGAACTCACACGGTTGTGTCTGCCATACCTGCAAGAGGCAGGGCTGATGCCGCAGAACCCTTCGCCAGAGCAGATACAGTATGCCCAGCGGGTCATTGCACTGGAGGCGGAGCGCATGAAGCTGCTTTCCGAAGTGGTACCGCTCACTGAGTACTTCTTCCGCGATACGCTGGAGTATGAAGAGAAAGGCGTGCGCAAGTGGTTTACCCAGCCGTATGTGGCGCAGATGCTGGAGATGCTTATCGATCGCTACGCGACGCTGGAGCCGTTCGATCTGGAACACATCGAAGCCACCACCCGCGCCGTTGCCGAGGAGCTGGGCGTGAGCGCGGCACAGGTGATTCACCCCACGCGCGTGGCGGTGAGCGGACGCACCGTCGGTCCGGGGCTGTTTGAGATGATCGAGGTGATGGGCAAGGAGCGCGTGCTGCAGAGGCTGCGCACAGCGCAGGAAATGGTTCGGCAAATGGCTATGACCGATGGAGGGTACCCCTCCCGCTGA